A window of Mixophyes fleayi isolate aMixFle1 chromosome 10, aMixFle1.hap1, whole genome shotgun sequence contains these coding sequences:
- the GOT2 gene encoding aspartate aminotransferase, mitochondrial — protein MSLLKSALCSGVTRYQPCVGALRASSWWSHVEMGPPDPILGVTEAFKRDTNPKKMNLGVGAYRDDAGKPFVLSSVRKAEAQMAAKSLDKEYLAIGGLAEFARASAQLALGDNAEVVQSGRYITVQTISGTGSLRVGANFLQRFYKFSRDVYLPKPSWGNHTPIFRDAGLELKGYRYYDPKTCGFDFSGALEDISKIPEQSIILLHACAHNPTGVDPKKEQWKELAAVIKSRRLFPFFDMAYQGFASGDIDRDAWAVRHFIQEGLNVVVSQSYAKNMGMYGERVGAFTVVCSDVDEAKRVESQLKILIRPMYSNPPLNGARIAAAILTQPDLRGEWLQEVKGMANRIISMREQLVSNLKKEGSIHSWQHISDQIGMFCFTGLRPEQVERLTKEFSIYMTKDGRISVAGVTSGNVGYLAHAIHHVTK, from the exons CTCCTGGTGGTCTCATGTTGAGATGGGCCCCCCTGACCCTATCCTCGGGGTGACAGAAGCTTTCAAGAGGGACACTAACCCCAAGAAGATGAATCTGGGGGTCGGGGCTTATCGTGATGACGCTGGGAAGCCGTTCGTTCTGAGCAGCGTGCGGAAG GCGGAGGCACAGATGGCCGCCAAGAGCCTAGACAAGGAATACCTCGCTATTGGGGGTTTGGCGGAGTTTGCCCGGGCATCGGCTCAGCTGGCGCTTGGTGACAACGCTGAGGTTGTTCAGAGTGGACGG tATATTACTGTACAGACCATCTCTGGAACCGGGTCTCTGCGAGTCGGAGCCAACTTCTTG CAAAGGTTCTACAAGTTCAGCCGGGACGTGTATCTGCCTAAACCTTCCTGGGGTAACCACACCCCAATATTCCGTGATGCTGGGTTGGAGCTTAAAGGCTACAGATATTATGACCCCAAGACGTGTGGCTTTGATTTTTCTGGTGCTCTGGAGGATATATCG AAAATCCCAGAGCAGAGCATCATCCTCCTCCATGCCTGTGCTCACAACCCCACCGGCGTGGACCCCAAGAAGGAGCAGTGGAAGGAGCTGGCTGCAGTGATCAAG AGTCGTCGCCTCTTCCCCTTCTTTGACATGGCGTACCAAGGGTTTGCCAGTGGGGACATTGACAGAGATGCTTGGGCTGTGCGTCACTTTATCCAGGAGGGGCTCAATGTTGTGGTGTCCCAGTCGTATGCGAAGAACATGGGGATGTATG GTGAACGTGTCGGTGCTTTCACCGTGGTCTGCAGTGATGTTGATGAAGCCAAGAGGGTGGAATCGCAACTAAAAATCCTGATTCGTCCCATGTACTCCAACCCTCCTCTTAACGGGGCAAGAATAGCGGCAGCTATACTGACCCAGCCAGACCTCCGTGGCGAGTG GCTGCAGGAGGTGAAGGGAATGGCCAACCGTATTATTAGTATGCGGGAGCAGCTGGTGTCCAACCTGAAGAAGGAGGGCTCCATCCATAGCTGGCAGCATATCAGCGACCAGATCGGCATGTTCTGTTTCACCGGCCTACGCCCAGAACAG GTGGAGCGTCTCACCAAAGAGTTCTCCATCTACATGACCAAGGACGGCCGCATCTCTGTGGCCGGTGTCACATCGGGGAACGTCGGTTATCTTGCTCACGCCATCCATCACGTCACCAAGTGA
- the SLC38A7 gene encoding sodium-coupled neutral amino acid transporter 7 codes for MSLGNVGINAEYSWDAGERARLLQSPIVPETRRLTGGTSSIGAVFIVVNAALGAGLLNFPAAFSAAGGVTAGIVLQLVLLLFIISGLVILAHCADACSERTYQEVVRGICGRVAGVLCEILIAVYTFGTCIAFFIIIGDQLDKLLGAMMHSLPGSTIPWYADRKFTITVTGILLILPLSLPREISVQKYASSLSVLGTCYVTFIVIYRCAQPSSEIPSNNIMSSSSSWIAVFNAVPTICFGYQCHVSSVPVYGSMQQQDMRRWGIIVTTAMFIALCVYTGTGVCGYLLFGSGVDQDVLLSFPSNDVPVAVARAFIIVCVLTSYPILHYCGRAVLEGLWLRFTAQEPGEEPRRECRRRILQTVTWFALTLLLALFIPDIGRVISIIGGLAACFIFIFPGLCLINLKLSEIQEQKSRSWWALLTYGVTMVTIGAFIFGQTTTKAIFVDLMG; via the exons ATGTCCCTGGGTAACGTAGGCATCAATGCAGAGTATTCGTGGGATGCAGGGGAACGCGCTCGCCTCCTGCAGAGCCCCATTGTCCCGGAGACCAGGAGGCTGACCGGAGGGACATCTTCCATCGGTGCCGTCTTCATAGTTGTAAACGCAGCGCTGGGAGCTGGGCTGCTTAACTTCCCCGCTGCCTTCAGCGCAGCGGGAGGAGTCACTGCAGGGATAGTGCTGCAGCTG GTCCTGCTGCTCTTCATTATAAGTGGTCTGGTCATCCTGGCGCACTGCGCGGATGCGTGCAGCGAGCGGACGTACCAGGAGGTTGTGCGAGGGATCTGTGGGCGTGTTGCTGGGGTGCTGTGCGAGATACTCATCGCTGTTTACACTTTCGGTACCTGCATcgccttcttcatcatcatcggGGACCAGCTGGATAAAC TTCTTGGCGCGATGATGCACTCGCTGCCAGGTAGCACCATCCCATGGTATGCAGACCGCAAATTTACCATCACAGTCACCGGAATTTTGCTCATCCTGCCACTGTCACTACCACGTGAGATCAGTGTCCAAAAATATGCCAG CTCTCTCAGCGTTCTTGGAACATGTTATGTGACCTTCATTGTCATCTACCGATGTGCCCAGCCAAGCAGTGAGATCCCGTCTAATAACATCATGTCTAG ctcctcctcttggATTGCAGTGTTTAATGCTGTCCCCACAATATGCTTTGGATATCAG TGTCATGTCAGTAGTGTACCGGTGTATGGAAGCATGCAGCAGCAGGACATGCGACGCTGGGGGATCATAGTGACCACTGCCATGTTTATTGCATTGTGTGTCTACACTGGGACAG GAGTGTGTGGATACTTGTTATTTGGCTCTGGTGTAGACCAGGATGTTCTCCTCTCCTTCCCATCGAATGATGTTCCAGTTGCTGTCGCTCGAGCATTTATCATTGTGTGCGTGCTGACATCATACCCCATCCTGCATTACTGCGGCCG GGCGGTGCTGGAGGGACTGTGGTTGAGATTTACAGCACAAGAACCTGGTGAGGAACCGCGCAGAGAATGTCGTCGCCGAATCTTACAGACCGTGACCTGGTTTGCGCTGACGCTGCTCTTGGCGCTGTTCATTCCAGACATCGGGAGAGTGATCTCCATCATTGGCGGCCTCGCAGCttgtttcatatttatatttccaG GTCTCTGCCTCATAAACCTGAAGCTATCAGAGATCCAGGAGCAGAAGAGTAGAAG